Genomic segment of Atribacterota bacterium:
CCTTTCTGCTATCTTTCGCGTGTTTCCATGATGCACCGAGACCACCACCAGCATACTTCGCAATGCCTTCACCTCCTTTTCCATCCTACCATATTGTAGAGGGAGTGGAAAAGGGTACGCTCTTCCTCTACAATGAGTGGTGTATTCTGATCGCAAGGAGGTCGATACATATCAGGATGGAACATCGAGCCTCTTTTTGAAGCGTTGCTCGCCGGGAGGGTTCAGGCGTATCGGTTTGTTAATCTCCGGGAGGTGGTGACTGCGGAATGGGTAAGACTGAAATGTCAGTATGGTTGTGATGGGTATGGGCAATCGCTCACCTGCCCTCCCTATTCCCCAACACCAGAAATGACCAGGAAAATACTCGATTCGTACTCTTGCGATGCTCATCATGAAGCCAGAAGAATACCAAAGTTTGCGAGCAATCTGTGCTCACCTGGAAAGGGAAGTTTTTCTTGCAGGATATGAAAAAGCTTTTGCCATGCCCTCTGGACCATGCGAACTGTGCGATCCTTGTCCCTTACAGTACCCTTGTCGGCACCCTGAAAGTGCCCGCCCGCCAATGGAAGCCTGTGGCATCGACGTGTACACCACGGTTCGGAAGTTCGGTTTTCCCCTTCGGATGGTTCGCTCTCAATCTGAAAAGCCCAACTATTACGCTTTGCTTCTGCTCGCATAGTTATTCGAAGCGGAAGAATCGTACAGCCAGAAACGTAGATACCCCCAGCCACCCCAGAAGGACGACAAAATCCTGGACTATGCCGAACTGAG
This window contains:
- a CDS encoding DUF2284 domain-containing protein, whose translation is MKPEEYQSLRAICAHLEREVFLAGYEKAFAMPSGPCELCDPCPLQYPCRHPESARPPMEACGIDVYTTVRKFGFPLRMVRSQSEKPNYYALLLLA